tccactttttttttccttttctaggAGTTAAAAGTTCGACTTGTTCTCTCATGCATCAAaaccattgttattgattccgttccgttcTGGCCGGAACGGCTGGAATTTTTCGTTCCAgtatgcaaaccggtaccaGGATACCCAACGTTCCACCTCGGGCCAGATTTCGGGCCATTTCGGTCCATTCCGGCCATTCCGGTCCATTTCGGCCAATTCCGGCCGAGAtgtgaatttcggccggtacatgatttggcctatggaaaaaaaaaaaaaaaaaatttgatggctaatattatgttataaattttgttggcttattagttattaattattatgtgcttatgtaatgagtaatgacttgttataaatcttcttattgtttgatgttgtattgagatttaagACATAAAAGTTAAGACTAAGTGctggtttggatccagcttattatgctgcgtctgcgtttttttttttttttttttttcttctgctgcgGGGGGGACAAGCGCGCACTGTGCCACTGTTCATGTAcgtttttaacaattttttattaaaaatgggtcccgcagtactatttacacatttaaaaattattttgctacagtgttttcagttttcagttttcagcaataagttctatccaaacagaccctaaatgttttgtattatttgatgtttagttattgtcttgtaaatcttcttattgtgtgatgttaaatagatgttatattgatgtttaagacttaagagttaagactaaatgatttgtattatttgaaatttagttatttatttattagaattgacaattttatgttttacaagaatatatataatttaatttttaggaacccgaaacaccttaaaacggtacgccaaaatcggccggtaccgaaatattccattccactgAACAAACCGAAACAgggtccgaaacggtattaataacaatgatCCAAAACCACTTAAACACGCATCAATTATCAACTCACTATTGCCGGATTAGGACAAAACTCATCTTTcgtgtctttctttcttttctttttctttttttaattctggGCGGTGATGAGACTGATCatcttaaaaataagaaaacaaaattgcaaATAGAAGAGGAAACGAAGCCCACAAGGAATTGGGAGTTAGGGACCCCCAAATCCCGAGTAATATATGAGTTGATAGTTAGGCCCTTAGGCGGACGTGGCAGTAAGGTAATGTCCAATTGGCCATGTTTTGTTCCACGTGTGAAATTATATATGTTGTAACAAGCACGACACTTTGGTACTGTAGTCTGTAGTAGATTAGATGGTAGTAGTTAGTTAGTACCAATGAGCAAAGACCAAAAGACAACTGTggtttggacttttttttttgttgtttttgaggAGGCTGGATTGTTAGGTTAGGTACTCTTCTCTTCTAGTCTCTAACTCTAACTCTAGGTAAGAAGGGTAAGTTTTGAAAGGTAGTTAAGCTAACGGTCTTCTCCATCTTCcttactctttttctttgtgtgtgtgtgtgtattgaaACTAAATGCGAATAATTCTAAGTCTCAATCTAATAAAATATATCGTTGAACAATGGGACATGCAAGACGACTAAGATCATCCACTCGTCCCGCCAAACTGCTCCTAACCAACGGTCAGCTACCAAATCTATTAGATACTAAATCCAACTATCCCTTTTAAAACTTCTTGCTTTGCTCACTCCTTTCTCTTAGCTTCCTTGTACCACTCACACCCACTTCTTTCTTATaggaagaagaggaggagaagGAGCCTCTTCATCCAACTTCCTACACCCAGTTTTTGCATCAGTGAGTAATTCTAccacttccttttcttttcttcaccTTTTGCATTTGCTTTGTATGTTTAATTTGATGTCTATTTACAGTGAGCTTTGCCACCTGACCAGATgacattacttttttgctcTTACCAATAATCATTACtttgcttttcttctttaaaaagaaTCCAGGGCcaacttatttatttgattgataatgACATtagatcttttcttttttgtaaccTTAATGTAATGCAGAATCACTctagttttttcaatttaactTCTGCTGAGCTATCAGCAATTCAAGTGCAGTACAACTCAAATTGATCATCATGATGAATTTAGAAACGTTTAATATTCATGCTGGGTTACCTAGGTGAATATTAGTACTAGTTGGAATGGATCTTATTCGTATATTCATGAGATTCACCCATACAATCAATTCTATAATTATTCTCCCACATTGAAGATAACTTGGTGCACAAATTTGCTAGATAATGATGATTATGACAGTTGAGAGTGCATAAATTTGCTTAGATAATGATGATTATGACAGTCGATATTAGCACATTGTGTTTTAGGCTTTTCGAATATCACTATTTAAGAATGAAGGATTAAATGTTCATTGATTTCTTCAAGAAACATGACAACTGAGCTTGTGATTAGAATAATTTCATCATAGGGATCTGTGACACTGACCCAAATTGTTGAAAAAGGCTTTATGTACAGTTTTATTCTGTCCTAGTCACAGAATTAGTACTCCAGTACAAGTTTATTTATCTGAGAACCTCCCTATTTATCGGGGATGGGCAATGCTATTTATCCGTTTcctatttattttctcatagTCTTCATACTACAGCATTTCTCAAAGATTTCAAAGAAAATGTATTCTTAGTCTCGATTTGACTCTAACCACAGGATTTTAAGCTTGAATTATGGCTGAAGATTTGGATAAACCATTGCTGGATCCTCAGGATTTCCATCGAGAGGGAATCGATTTGGTAAGTTTTTCAAATCACATAACAAGTGCCACATTTTGAATTCAGCCTCTGTAGTGTCAACATTCATGAAACTCTTTGCTTTGATAGGAGAACATACCATTAGATGAAGTTTTTGAACAACTTAGAACAACACGTAGAGGACTTTCATCTGAAGATGCTGAAGCCAGACTGCAGATTTTTGGCCCAAACGCGCTCGAAGAGAAGCCAGTAAGCTgcaaagtttaaaattttctaatttgtaTAAGTTCATGATTAGTTATTGAAGAAATTTGAAGAGTCAATTCCACTGGAAATCAGTTCAACAGAGTCAACCAGATTTGCTCGACTAAAATtgacttttatatatagttgaCCAGTAAAAACTTGAATGCAGCAAGATGTGCTGAAAATTTAGAAGTGGCTGTTGTTGAAAGTACTTTATTTATTGAGCTAAAAGAGTGCTCTATTCAGGTAGTAATTTAGAACCAAGAAATGCATTAAGGAAAGCCCAAATAGTTGAAGATTACCACACTAATGAAGTTTTTTTGAATGTTGAAAATGCTCAAAGTAAATTAGTATGAATATAATGGATTTGATTACATTTACAACCAAGTTGGAATCTGCTTCAAATTCACATGCTCATTTCTCTACAATCTGGTTCATTGTTTGAGCTTAGGGAATTCATTTTTTCCCCTATAATTTGGATGAATATTGTTAGGATGCCTAATTGcttatggattttttttgtaCCCTAATGTCTATGGGGTAAAAAGTTTATCACATTAAAGTGATtcctaattttgaaaaaccattttattttgatgcaggagaacaaatttctgaaatttttgagttttatgtGGAATCCCTTGTCATGGGTTATGGAAGCTGCAGCAATAATGGCAATTGTCCTTGCTAATGGCGGAGTGAGTAGCTACATCTTAGCATGCAATTCACTATAGTGCTTCTCCATGGATCTTCTTCCTTTCCTTGCTTTTTTTCCCTTCCTCTCTCCTCTACAATGTTGAAGTCTAGTTGAAGGCTATTCtgatactctctctctctctctctctctctctgggaaTGATATTTCAGGGGCAGGGTCCTGACTGGCAAGACTTCGTAGGGATTGTCTGCCTACTGATAATCAATTCAACAATCAGTTTTATAGAGGAAAATAATGCAGGGAATGCTGCAGCAGCACTTATGGCTCGTTTAGCGCCTAAAACAAAGGTTTGCCATTCTGATGCCATCAGCTAGTAGAATATTTAAAATGAACATGGTCAAATTGCTTTGTATTTCCTTTCCATTATACTTCGAGAATACCATATTTGTACcattatcttctcaaaaaaatttatgaagtgAAAGATCTAAAGAAACATGCCATGTTAATTTAGTTTCTAAAACAATTTACGGCATATATACAAAGATGTTTTGGCAAATCGTTTTCCCCCATCCTTGTCCACTACCACCAACTGTTATCCTCCTGTTTCAAAATCTTCTGCAAAATAACATTGCATATGCACTCGCGCAAGCATGAAAATATGTGCAAGTGCACATAAGGTTGAACCAAAGCTTAGAAGATTTTAATTTATCTTGTAAAgattaaaaggaaagaaataaggtaattagtaaaaaaatatgctTTTTCTGCTTAGGATTCTGAATTTAGACTCTATCAAATGTTTCacaccaccttttttttttctttggaggAGGGGTGGGAGAAGGGGTTTTACATAGCTCCATGGTGTCACAAGACTCATAGTTTAAATGATGTatctaccccccccccccccccccaatcctTTGAGGGATGCTTATTTTCCTGGGGTTGGTTTTTTTGTTGCCTTTTCTAAATCTTGttataaaaacaacaacaaccaccctTGAGTGTACAAGAAAGTATCAACACACCATCTCTATATACAGGTTCTCCGAGATGGGCAGTGGCAAGAGCAAGATGCAGCTGTCCTGGTACCAGGAGATGTAATTAGCATAAAGCTTGGGGATATCGTTCCTGCTGATGCTCGTCTGCTTGAAGGAGACTCACTAAGAATTGACCAGGCAAGTGCttctttaaaattaaagaagaagcTGTTTTATCTATACTGTACTCTTGGCAACTATCTTTAACTTTTGGGTTGAgtaattatttcttttccttctaaTATATCCAATATAACTGCTTGATTTGATTGTAACTATTTTTCTCTAGATGGACTTCAATATGAGTCATATAATGATGTAATTTGGTCTGTGCAGTCAGCTCTTACTGGAGAATCTCTGCCTGTCACTAAGAAGACAGGTGATGAAGTATTTTCTGGTTCAACATGTAAGCATGGAGAGATTGAAGCTGTAGTGATAGCAACTGGAGTTCATTCTTTCTTGGGAAAAGCAGCCCATTTAGTTGACAGCACCGAAGTTGTTGGTCATTTCCAGCAGGTGATTTAAAGATTTTTAATTCTTTGCCAGCAGAGTCTCCTTgatacaaaagtttcccatgaCCTTGTCCATGAATTCTTGAAACTCTACCATTTTAATGTAGTACATACTTTgaaatttcttgaaatagctACTTTACAGTGATTCTATTAGACAATTATGACATTTTCCAGTTTTTTCTTTAACCTTAAcagtttggtttggtttggtaaTAGGTGGTGTAGTGTTcttgtaataataatttatttgtgttcTTGTCATGTATTAACTTTCTTTTTAGTGTCAGCATTATATTGCAATGAGGTTGAAATAgaaaaacattttcacaatatatgtTTCTGGAATGTGACATCAAGAACTGTCAAAATGCTGAAGATACTGCCCAAGACCAGGCTAACAGTACTTGTAATTCAAATCTGCTTGAAATCAAAATTAGCTAAGCTGTTTTCACCTATACCTCTTTTGATGTAGTCTGACAAGGCGCTCATATTCCAAAAGTCCTATGGAAGCTTTTGtagtattatgaaaatttaacttcctaattataatatgaaattgATGAATTGTTTTTCTGCAGGTCCTTACCGCTATTGGGAACTTCTGCATATGCTCCATAGCTGTGGGAATGATTCTTGAAATCATTGTCATGTTTCCTATTCAGCACCGTTCATACAGGGATGGAATCAACAACCTTCTTGTTCTTTTAATCGGAGGAATTCCCATAGCAATGCCAACAGTATTATCTGTGACACTTGCAATTGGTTCACATCGACTATCTCAACAGGTGCAACTCATTGTAGCCCAAATAATATCATAAATCTACCATGAAATTTATAATTCCCAAGTTATTGCTTCAAATATGTAAGATGAAGTGGAAACCAAAGCAAGTCATTTGCCAACTTGTCAAATGGATTTAAATTATCCAATTAAGACTTTCGTCTTTGCAATAGTTCTAGTACTTACCAAATGAAAGAAACTTCAATTGTGTGGTTTCCTTCACTAATAAATACAGCATGAAACTCaagtatttattttaatttttgaagggTGCCATTACTAAAAGGATGACAGCAATTGAGGAAATGGCAGGAATGGATGTTCTTTGCAGTGATAAAACTGGAACTCTTACCCTGAATCGTCTCACCGTTGATCGGAACCTAATCGAGGTACCAAAGCTGACTCCATGAGATTGTTTTTTATCCTACAATTAGTTTGGACAACAAACCTGTAGTTTTCTGCACATAGCACATCATGGTGACAGATTTTGTCACTGAGTATGTTTAtagggcgtttggatccgccGTTTGTGCGTCTacgtttttgcttttttttttttttttacccagcagcttattttgacttttcagccatgaacagtgcacaaatgtaCTGTTTATGaatcccacaaatttcactttttaacaactttttcattaaaaatgggtcccacaaaactatccatatatttaaaaattattttgctacagtgttttcagttttcagtttcagcaaaataagttctatccaaacggacccttaatctTATATGTTTTTGCCATTGAATTCAGTTTGAATCTCCCAAAAATTTGGCTAACTAGACAGAAGATGATGACTTAATATGTTGGACAGTTAAGTCACAAGTAGTTTGCCTTCTGCTAACAGCTTTCATTTTTGCTAATTGATAGGCACTCACTTACCTAGGCTGAAACTTCCCACAATTTTTCTAATAGCATGATGCTTTAAGCCATACTTATTAACTGAACTTTGATTGGAATGTTGCTGCTGATCTTTTAGAAATTCCGTGGAGCTTTAAACTAAGTCATtaaattctttcaaaaattattgatgatgctGTTAATCAATGGGCGACAATAATCATTTTGGGTTGTACTTAACATAGGAAATGCCTATTTCTGAAATAAAGAAGATGCTCACTAAATGAATTTTCTAAGCtacatttcttcatttttttatgggaatgcAACTCTTGCTCCACATTTTTCTTGAATATCGTGGTCCACGCAGGGTTTGGGAAATTTTCGTAGTACATAGTATATAATGGTAATATTGTCGGTGAAACAGTGAAAAATAAAGTATCCATGGCATGTTGGAAGAAAACATGGAGTGAAATTATTCTTTGTAAGTATAGTCTGGATATTTCTTGCGAGAATCTACATTTCATCTACTAGGTTGAAAGATCTCTGTTTCGAATACATCAGTCTCAAACATTAGACATCCCGATAGAAGATAAATAATTTCCATGTGATATATAATTACTGTTTTCTCTTTTCTGATTTCCATTAGGAGCTTCAGAATTTCTGGACCagaaactttaaattttattcattttattgcCTCATTTGTCCTATATTCTAAAAGTTGAATTCATACCTTATgcaggttttcaacaacactaTGGATAGAGATACAATTGTGTTGCTTGCAGCCAGAGCATCAAGAATAGAAAACCAGGATGCTATCGATGCAGCTATCGTTAACATGCTTGCTGATCCAAAGGAGGTTGGAATATATATAAGACATCTTACTTATACTGTAGTTTCTTGGTTCTATTCCTTTGTTGGGGTGTATGTGCTTATATGCATAAAACTGAAAGTACCTCTTTCTCTTTGCATGCTTGTGCTTATAAGAATACAACTAAAagaatcttttcatttttaggcTCGTGCAAACATCACAGAAGTGCATTTTCTTCCATTCAATCCGGTGGACAAACGTACTGCAATTACATACATTGATTCTGATGGTAACTGGCATCGTGCCAGCAAAGGAGCTCCTGAACAGGTATTATTATGTTTATAAAGCACCCTCAAATATTTCATGTTTCCTGAAAAGGAGCTCCTGATTTTAATGCAAAGTTCACTTCTGAATTTCGTAACCGTACATTGATGAATAATATTGTAGACATAAATTGGTTCCTTGACTTAATTCATTATTAATAAACCAGCAATTATAGGAATATGGTCATGGTGTCtgaaaattaattaatccaCCAGGAGTACAAGAGcatgacttttgtttttattgttttcctGTATGTCAGATTCTAAATCTTTGCCCAGAGAAACAAGAAATTGCCGGAAAAGTGCATTCCATCATTGACAAATTTGCTGAAAGGGGCTTGAGATCTCTCGGTGTTGCGTATCAGGTATAGCACATAGCTATCCTCTTTTGCTTTTCATTCCTGAAgttaatgaattaaaaaagattattctATACTTTAAATATTTAATCTTGAAATTAGGTAACATGATCATCATTTGAGCACatatttaaaagccaaatcatTTGATATTATCTCTGAGATGTTCATTTACTTCATTTAATCATCCTTTCAGGCAGTTCCAGAAAAAACTAAGGAGAGTCCTGGAGATCCTTGGACATTTTGTGGTTTGTTACCCTTGTTTGATCCTCCAAGACATGACAGTGCTGAGACCATCCGCAGGGCTCTTAACCTTGGAGTCTGTGTTAAGATGATTACAGGTACATGTGGATCTCTGGTATATAATAAGGAGCACATATATATTGAAgaatcaatttatattttttattagaactcatttatgtgttaaaaatttcattttttttctcctatgAATTTTTTCCAATACAATTATTTTGGTTCAGCTATCACTGtgtaattttagtttatttcagTAAATTGAAGACATCTATTTTAAAGTTTGTCTTCCATAATTTTTCTGTGAGAAACAGACATATTGCATTAGACACATCTTGGGTGCTAAAATCATGCCCAAAAATTTAAATCAGTCAGCATACTTGTATTCTTGTTTTAGATTGGATTTGTGACTTCTTGGGGAAAAAAACATGGATATTATGACTTCATAATGACGCAATGGTAAATTGGTTTGACTTAGCTGGGCTTCAAAGCAGATCCTGAATCCACCATGGATGAAAATAAGACTTAACATATCCCCTATGAAGAACTGTACTCACAATAGCAAATAAAAGCATCAATTAGACTGCTAATAAGAATATCACCTCAGAGGTTGGGGACTCGGTGGAATATCATAAttacatacataattttaatcAGGCATGGAACCAAAAATATTATCATTGTCTACCACTCTATCAGCAAGATCAGAaactaaaatccaaaaaataacagAAACATGGAGATCAAGAACATGATTTAATAGAATTGATAACCTGGTCAGAGCTGATAAAGATGCTGAACCTTTCAGTATGCCAATGATTTggggatttaaaaaaatttacctgtCTTGAATAAGTTAATAGATATAATAATGCTGGCCTGAGCTAttgatgatttttaaaattcttactCAGAAATGTGAAATAAAGATACTAATGTGAAAATGTATGTGATAATGAAGGTGATCAATTAGCAATTGCAAAGGAGACAGGCCGAAGACTTGGTATGGGAACAAACATGTACCCATCTTCTTCATTGTTGGGCCGTAACAAAGATGAAAATGAAGCTCTTCCCGTGGATGAGCTCATCGAAAAGGCAGATGGCTTTGCTGGTGTATTCCCTGGTATTTGAATCCATTACCTGTCTCGTGGAAAGTTAATTTTATTAGATTACATActtcttgttttattttcttttttacttttttggtttttggtcaTTGATGTAACATGAACATAATAGCTTGATTTTAAGAGATGTGGAAGGGGGTATGACTTGAACAACACCAACTGACGTAGGTTCCCTATTAAATCCTCTTCCTAGCTAACACTAACTCGTCAGTATTTTTAAGATATGACAAATTGACATTGAGCTCTAGATAAACTAGCTCTTCTTGCCTCCACAAGTATGGTGTGGTGCAGAGAAGTCATGGTTTTTGAGGCCCACTGGTGTATATCTAACTTACTAACGTAAAAGAAGGGACAGGTTGGGTGGTAACTACTTGGTTTAAATTAATGCCAAAACTAACTCATGAAAAGCTACTTTCTTCATCTCTTTGTTGGAGATTGTCTCAAATTCCTATTTTGATTTGGTTGCCTATTTTTCTACTTTCTTAGTATGGAAGGAATATCTATTCATAGTCAGACAAGTAATTGGTATTCCTTGTTATTGTAGGAAAGCCTGTTCTTTGTCAAAGAAGTTATTGTTATTCTTTGTTAAAAAAGTATTGTTAAATCTTGTTTGCCAAGGAATTGAAATTGGACCCTTATAtagagattatatatatatggtattgTAAAAGGTTTGGTGGCTTTGACCCAAGGGTCCTCCCAAATGAGGAGAGGAGAAGACTATTAGAAGAACATAGAATGAGTTTCTTCTAAGAGTAGTTTGATAGTTCTTTTGGGGTTGAAAGATTCTCATATGTGTGTGACGCAAGCCATGAGGGTAAAGGAAAACATAGAATTCTCCAAAGTGAGAAGCTGAGAGGTTGACTACTGTaatctttaattctttattgaaTATAATAGATTTGATTTCCTTCTCCATGGATGTAGGAAGTTTTCTGAAGCACATGAATTCTTTTctatgttgtgtgtgtttatttttttttatttgacttcACTGTTATTTGCTAGAATCCCTCTGTGTTATTTCACTTTGTTGTgcaaattttcagttttttgtttGCCCAAATCCTGTTCCGGAATGTTTGCATTCATTGCCTTCTAGTTCTCTGAAACCATAAAGCAAAAACTCTaaattatctttaaaattataaatttgtatgGCCAAAGTATGAAAAGATTTTCAAGTCACGAGATCATGGAAATGACCTAATGGAAGTGTTCTCTTGTATTTGATGGTTTAAGTACTAAAATTGCTAATAGATGATTGCTTATTTGCAAATCTCCATGTCATGTATATATTTCACATTTATTGCCATGTCTCCTGGTGATTTGTTGACTCAAGTTATCATTTCCATAAAATTTTCAGAACATAAGTAcgaaattgtgaaaattttacaagaaaaaaagcATGTGGTTGGAATGACTGGAGATGGTGTGAATGATGCACCTGCTTTAAAGAAAGCTGATATTGGAATAGCAGTGGCAGATGCTACAGATGCTGCAAGAAGCGCTGCTGATATAGTGTTAACAGAGCCTGGCTTAAGTGTGATTGTCAGTGCAGTGTTGACTAGCAGAGCTATATTCCAAAGAATGAAGAATTATACAGTTGAGTATCGATTTTTCTTCTGTTTATACTGATGTTAGCATTATATCTGCAGGATCAAGCTCTGTATTGTGTgcatgctaaaaaaaatttaaattctggAAAATTATACCAGATGCACCTAGTTTGCCATTCGACCAACTTTGAACTATTAGGATGATTTCACTGTCTGTGTTATTTCTTATGTTCTATTGGAGTTCAGAGTCCTCAATAACAGATGGCATTATAGCTGCACACTATCACTGGTTGCTCTTGAGGTTGGAAATATTCTAGGTgcactaatttttttatgtctAAGATCAATAAAAGTCATACCTAGTGTACAAATTTCTTACTTTTACAGATTTTGGGAGAGGCGATTGGTAGGTAGCCTTATGCCCCCCACCCCCTTTTTCTGGAAGGTTGATTCCCAGACTCGAACTTGCTACTTGTCATTTTTATGTTGAAGCAATAAGCATGCAAAATATATTAGAAACTTTTGTAGTACCAAACATGATTGTTACacataactttttcttttttcttctttttttgtttcttgatttcaAAATTGTTTAATGGTAAAACTAATTAGCTTGCATGAATATGCAGATTTATGCTGTCTCCATAACCATAAGGATTGTGGTAAGCTAGGGttattttgcttcttcttttttttagttcattttCACTACCTTAAGTGCTAAAGGTTTAATTCTTGCTtttttgtttcaactttcataTAATTCTTCAACTCAACCATTTTGCAGCTTGGTTTCGTGCTCCTAGCATTGATATGGGAATATGACTTCCCACCTTTCATGGTTCTGATAATAGCGATACTGAATGATGGTATTATTTCAAAGAGcctctgtttctttctttctttcttttttattactttgCTGGTATTCTTGGCCTTGATTTCTTTCTGAAGTAACTAAAGACtttgcaaaaaatatataataaattaaattgataaaGAATTGaatgaaggattttttttagtACCATTGATGCTTTGCCATATATGGGAAATGTGATCAAAATGTTTGTGATTTGTATTAGGGACCATCATGACTATTTCAAAGGACCGGGTTAAGCCATCTCCAATGCCTGACAGTTGGAAGCTCAATGAAATATTTGCGACCGGCATTGTCATTGGCACATATCTTGCTTTGGTTACCGTTTTATTTTACTGGGTTATAGTGGACACCACTTTCTTTGAGGTGTGAAACTTGATAAACTTGTCTTATGAATATGTTTCCTAAGATTCTGTGAAACTGAATAGAAAAAAAGATATagttgttttcttttctatacCTTATTCTCATGtttattgttgtatctgtcaTTGCAGTCTCTCTTCAACTTAAGCTCCTTATCCAGTAACAGTGAGGAAGTTT
The sequence above is drawn from the Castanea sativa cultivar Marrone di Chiusa Pesio chromosome 5, ASM4071231v1 genome and encodes:
- the LOC142633546 gene encoding ATPase 10, plasma membrane-type isoform X2; the protein is MAEDLDKPLLDPQDFHREGIDLENIPLDEVFEQLRTTRRGLSSEDAEARLQIFGPNALEEKPENKFLKFLSFMWNPLSWVMEAAAIMAIVLANGGGQGPDWQDFVGIVCLLIINSTISFIEENNAGNAAAALMARLAPKTKVLRDGQWQEQDAAVLVPGDVISIKLGDIVPADARLLEGDSLRIDQSALTGESLPVTKKTGDEVFSGSTCKHGEIEAVVIATGVHSFLGKAAHLVDSTEVVGHFQQVLTAIGNFCICSIAVGMILEIIVMFPIQHRSYRDGINNLLVLLIGGIPIAMPTVLSVTLAIGSHRLSQQGAITKRMTAIEEMAGMDVLCSDKTGTLTLNRLTVDRNLIEVFNNTMDRDTIVLLAARASRIENQDAIDAAIVNMLADPKEARANITEVHFLPFNPVDKRTAITYIDSDGNWHRASKGAPEQILNLCPEKQEIAGKVHSIIDKFAERGLRSLGVAYQAVPEKTKESPGDPWTFCGLLPLFDPPRHDSAETIRRALNLGVCVKMITGDQLAIAKETGRRLGMGTNMYPSSSLLGRNKDENEALPVDELIEKADGFAGVFPEHKYEIVKILQEKKHVVGMTGDGVNDAPALKKADIGIAVADATDAARSAADIVLTEPGLSVIVSAVLTSRAIFQRMKNYTIYAVSITIRIVLGFVLLALIWEYDFPPFMVLIIAILNDGTIMTISKDRVKPSPMPDSWKLNEIFATGIVIGTYLALVTVLFYWVIVDTTFFESLFNLSSLSSNSEEVSSAVYLQVSIISQALIFVTRSQGWSFLERPGTLLMCAFVLAQLVATVIAVYANISFASISGIGWGWAGVIWLYSLIFYIPLDIIKFTVRYALSGDAWNLLFDRKTAFTSKKDYGKEDRAAQWVLSQRSLQGLTSADLLETNGRRSSLIAEQARRRAEIARLGELHTLRGHVESVVRLKNLDLNVIQSAHTV
- the LOC142633546 gene encoding ATPase 10, plasma membrane-type isoform X1 — translated: MAEDLDKPLLDPQDFHREGIDLENIPLDEVFEQLRTTRRGLSSEDAEARLQIFGPNALEEKPENKFLKFLSFMWNPLSWVMEAAAIMAIVLANGGGQGPDWQDFVGIVCLLIINSTISFIEENNAGNAAAALMARLAPKTKVLRDGQWQEQDAAVLVPGDVISIKLGDIVPADARLLEGDSLRIDQATLTGESLPVTKKTGDEVFSGSTCKHGEIEAVVIATGVHSFLGKAAHLVDSTEVVGHFQQVLTAIGNFCICSIAVGMILEIIVMFPIQHRSYRDGINNLLVLLIGGIPIAMPTVLSVTLAIGSHRLSQQGAITKRMTAIEEMAGMDVLCSDKTGTLTLNRLTVDRNLIEVFNNTMDRDTIVLLAARASRIENQDAIDAAIVNMLADPKEARANITEVHFLPFNPVDKRTAITYIDSDGNWHRASKGAPEQILNLCPEKQEIAGKVHSIIDKFAERGLRSLGVAYQAVPEKTKESPGDPWTFCGLLPLFDPPRHDSAETIRRALNLGVCVKMITGDQLAIAKETGRRLGMGTNMYPSSSLLGRNKDENEALPVDELIEKADGFAGVFPEHKYEIVKILQEKKHVVGMTGDGVNDAPALKKADIGIAVADATDAARSAADIVLTEPGLSVIVSAVLTSRAIFQRMKNYTIYAVSITIRIVLGFVLLALIWEYDFPPFMVLIIAILNDGTIMTISKDRVKPSPMPDSWKLNEIFATGIVIGTYLALVTVLFYWVIVDTTFFESLFNLSSLSSNSEEVSSAVYLQVSIISQALIFVTRSQGWSFLERPGTLLMCAFVLAQLVATVIAVYANISFASISGIGWGWAGVIWLYSLIFYIPLDIIKFTVRYALSGDAWNLLFDRKTAFTSKKDYGKEDRAAQWVLSQRSLQGLTSADLLETNGRRSSLIAEQARRRAEIARLGELHTLRGHVESVVRLKNLDLNVIQSAHTV